Proteins co-encoded in one Corylus avellana chromosome ca9, CavTom2PMs-1.0 genomic window:
- the LOC132192147 gene encoding uncharacterized protein LOC132192147: protein MNSLFSPTSILLPSPRRLFTPHLQEQPQNLWNYFHHYHGHRPFSRPLSLPFISHHSLRAHKLSVGATSPPNEGAVSVINFEDFVEKDWSFLDSDNLTSGDELNTKIDRIISAGKIEETSKVLVSLGSEGFVDRLVDTSPCNLLLVAHDSLFLLACIKEKYDKVKCWQGELICLPEKWAQLDVVFLYFLPALPFKLDQVFGALAKRCLPGARVVISHPQGREVLKQQQQQHPDVIISELPDKMTLQKVTADHSFDMVEFVDEPGFYLAVLKFS from the exons ATGAATTCTCTTTTTTCACCTACTTCTATCCTCCTTCCATCACCTAGACGGCTGTTCACACCACATCTTCAAGAACAACCACAAAATTTATGGAATTACTTTCACCATTATCATGGTCACCGCCCCTTTTCACGCCCTCTGTCACTGCCATTCATTTCACATCATTCTTTACGTGCTCATAAGTTATCTGTTGGTGCTACAAGTCCTCCAAATGAGGGAGCAGTATCTGTAATCAATTTTGAAGACTTTGTTGAAAAAGATTGGTCATTTCTTGATTCGGATAATCTCACTTCTGGAGATGAGCTTAACACAAAGATTGACCGCATTATTTCTGCAGGAAAGATTGAAGAAACTTCTAAGGTTTTGGTTTCACTTGGTTCTGAAGGATTTGTAGATCGCTTGGTTGATACATCACCATGTAATCTTTTGCTTGTCGCCCATGATTCACTTTTTCTGTTAGCTTGcatcaaagaaaaatatgacaAGGTTAAATGTTGGCAAGGCGAACTTATATGTTTACCAGAGAAGTGGGCACAACTAGATGTGGTGTTCCTCTATTTTCTGCCTGCTTTGCCTTTCAAGCTTGACCAGGTTTTTGGAGCACTTGCAAAACGTTGTCTGCCAG GTGCAAGAGTGGTTATAAGCCATCCCCAAGGAAGGGAAGTCTTGAAACAGCAGCAACAACAGCATCCAGATGTCATAATTTCTGAATTGCCCGATAAGATGACTTTACAGAAAGTTACAGCTGACCATTCTTTTGACATGGTTGAATTTGTAGATGAGCCTGGGTTTTATCTTGCTGTTTTGAAGTTCTCTTAG
- the LOC132161697 gene encoding metal tolerance protein 4, with translation MEGGLEHVRTPLLASSEGEKPSQNGSLRNLRRDFFSKLPDKLRSGLDPEVPFCLDLSKTTGLVKGEKDYYEKQFATLRSFEEVDSLDSPNVIDKVQDHKQLAQHERAIKISNWANIFLLAFKIYATAKSGSLAIAASTLDSLLDLMAGAILWFTHLSMKTMNIYKYPIGKLRMQPVGIIIFAAVMATLGFQVLVQAVEQLIIDKPSEKMTSEQLVWLYAIMLTATGVKLALWFYCRSSGNTIVRAYAKDHYFDVVTNIVGLVAAVLGDEFYWWIDPVGAIILALYTILNWTGTVKENAVSLVGQSAPPEVLQKLTYLVLRHHPQIKRVDTVRAYTIGVLYFVEVDIELPEDLPLKEAHAIGESLQIKIEELPEVERAFVHLDFECEHKPEHSVPHRLPDSPP, from the exons ATGGAAGGTGGTTTGGAGCACGTAAGAACGCCATTGTTGGCAAGTAGTGAAGGTGAAAAGCCCAGCCAGAATGGCAGCCTGAGAAATCTCAGACGTGATTTCTTCTCCAAATTGCCTGACAAGCTTCGCTCTGGGCTCGATCCTGAGGTCCCTTTTTGTTTGGATCTTTCTAAAACCACTGGGTTGGTAAAAG gAGAGAAGGATTACTATGAAAAGCAGTTTGCCACCCTAAGGTCTTTTGAGGAAGTTGACTCTCTAGACTCACCCAATGTTATCGATAAAGTGCAAGATCATAAACAACTAGCTCAACATGAGAGAGCCATCAAAATTTCCAACTGGGCAAATATTTTTCTGCTTGCTTTCAAG ATATATGCTACAGCGAAGAGTGGATCCTTAGCTATTGCAGCATCAACACTAGATTCATTGCTAGATCTGATGGCTGGTGCTATACTTTGGTTCACACATTTGTCAATGAAAACTATGAATATTTACAAGTATCCAATTGGAAAGTTGAGAATGCAACCAGTAGGCATTATCATCTTTGCTGCTGTCATGGCCACTCTTG GCTTCCAAGTGCTTGTCCAGGCTGTAGAACAACTGATCATAGACAAACCTTCTGAGAAGATGACTTCAGAGCAATTGGTCTGGTTGTATGCAATCATGCTGACAGCCACTGGAGTAAAACTTGCCCTTTGGTTTTACTGTAGAAGCTCAGGAAACACAATTGTCCGCGCTTATGCAAAG GATCATTATTTTGATGTCGTGACAAATATAGTTGGTCTGGTTGCTGCTGTTCTTGGAGATGAATTCTATTGGTGGATTGATCCAGTTGGTGCAATCATCCTTGCACTATATACAATTCTAAATTGGACTGGAACTGTAAAGGAAAATGCAg TTTCCCTGGTTGGACAATCTGCTCCTCCTGAAGTCCTGCAGAAACTCACATACCTTGTCCTAAGGCACCACCCTCAAATCAAACGTGTTGACACAGTCCGTGCATACACCATTGGAGTTCTTTATTTTGTTGAG GTTGACATTGAACTGCCAGAGGATTTGCCATTGAAAGAAGCCCATGCAATTGGAGAATCATTGCAGATAAAGATTGAGGAGCTCCCTGAAGTTGAACGGGCGTTTGTTCATCTAGATTTTGAGTGTGAACACAAGCCAGAGCACTCTGTTCCTCACAGGCTCCCAGACAGCCCGCCTTGA
- the LOC132192020 gene encoding uncharacterized protein LOC132192020, whose protein sequence is MATPQLFSSFKYSDSLTVLSISFCTAIVCEAISWLLIYRTTSYKSLRSSIDKAAKKLETMKTESSSAKLAKKSKTKKIDRVESSLKESSRDLSLFKFKSGAVVALVLFVVFGLLNSLFEGKVVAKLPFKPFGIVMKMSHRGLQGDDPTDCSMAFLYFLCSISIRTNLQKFLGFAPPRGAGAGLFPMPDPKTN, encoded by the coding sequence ATGGCCACCCCACAGCTCTTCTCCTCCTTCAAATACTCGGACAGCCTTACCGTCTTGAGCATCTCGTTCTGCACCGCGATAGTCTGCGAGGCCATTTCATGGCTACTCATCTACCGCACCACCTCCTACAAGTCCCTCCGGTCCTCCATCGACAAGGCCGCCAAGAAGTTGGAGACCATGAAGACCGAGTCCTCCTCCGCTAAGCTCGCCAAGAAGTCCAAAACTAAGAAGATCGACCGAGTCGAGAGCAGCCTCAAGGAGTCGAGCCGCGACCTCtcgctcttcaagttcaagtccgGCGCCGTGGTCGCGCTCGTCCTCTTCGTCGTCTTCGGCCTCCTCAACTCGCTCTTCGAAGGCAAGGTCGTGGCCAAATTGCCGTTCAAGCCCTTCGGGATCGTCATGAAGATGAGCCACAGAGGCCTGCAAGGCGACGATCCGACCGATTGCTCCATGGCGTTCCTCTACTTCCTCTGCTCTATCAGCATCCGCACCAATCTGCAGAAGTTTCTAGGGTTTGCTCCGCCACGAGGCGCCGGCGCCGGCCTCTTCCCCATGCCCGATCCCAAAACCAATTGA